In a single window of the Mesoplodon densirostris isolate mMesDen1 chromosome 18, mMesDen1 primary haplotype, whole genome shotgun sequence genome:
- the ZNF207 gene encoding BUB3-interacting and GLEBS motif-containing protein ZNF207 isoform X6, whose product MGRKKKKQLKPWCWYCNRDFDDEKILIQHQKAKHFKCHICHKKLYTGPGLAIHCMQVHKETIDAVPNAIPGRTDIELEIYGMEGIPEKDMDERRRLLEQKTQESQKKKQQEDSDEYDDDDSAASTSFQPQPVQPQQGYIPPMAQPGLPPVPGAPGMPPGIPPLMPGVPPLMPGMPPVMPGMPPGLHHQRKYTQSFCGENIMMPMGGMMPPGPGIPPLMPGMPPGMPPPVPRPGIPPMTQAQAVSAPGILNRPPAPTATVPAPQPPVTKPLFPSAGQAQAAVQGPVGTDFKPLNSTPATTTEPPKPTFPAYTQSTASTTSTTNSTAAKPAASITSKPATLTTTSATSKLIHPDEDISLEERRAQLPKYQRNLPRPGQAPIGNPPVGPIGGMMPPQPGIPQQQGMRPPMPPHGQYGGHHQGMPGYLPGAMPPYGQGPPMVPPYQGGPPRPPMGMRPPVMSQGGRY is encoded by the exons ATGGGTCGCAAGAAGAAGAAGCAGTTGAAGCCGTGGTGCTG GTATTGTAATAGAGATTTTGATGATGAGAAGATCCTTATACAGCACCAAAAAGCAAAGCATTTTAAATGTCATATATGTCATAAGAAATTGTATACAGGACCTGGTTTAGCTATTCATTGCATGCAG gTGCATAAAGAGACAATAGATGCAGTACCAAATGCAATACCTGGGAGAACAGACATAGAGTTGGAAATATATGGTATGGAAGGTATTCCAGAAAAAGACATGGATGAAAGACGACGACTTCTTGAACAGAAAACACAAG AGAGTCAGAAAAAGAAGCAGCAAGAGGATTCTGATgaatatgatgatgatgactcTGCAGCTTCAACTTCATTTCAGCCACAGCCTGTTCAACCTCAACAAGGTTATATCCCCCCAATGGCACAACCAGGACTACCACCAGTTCCAGGAGCACCAGGAATGCCTCCAG GCATACCTCCATTAATGCCAGGTGTTCCTCCTCTGATGCCAGGAATGCCACCAGTTATGCCAGGAATGCCACCTGG ATTGCATCATCAGAGAAAATACACCCAGTCATTTTGCGGTGAAAACAT AATGATGCCAATGGGTGGAATGATGCCACCTGGACCGGGAATACCACCTCTGATGCCTGGTATGCCACCAG GTATGCCCCCTCCTGTTCCACGACCTGGAATTCCTCCAATGACTCAAGCACAGGCTGTTTCAGCGCCAGGTATTCTTAACAGACCACCTGCACCAACAGCAACAGTTCCAGCTCCACAGCCTCCAGTTACTAAGCCTCTTTTCCCCAGTGCAGGACAG GCTCAGGCAGCTGTCCAAGGACCTGTTGGTACAGATTTCAAGCCCTTAAATAGTACTCCTGCAACAACTACAGAACCCCCAAAGCCTACATTCCCTGCATATACACAGTCTACAGCTTCAACCACTAGTACAACAAATAGCACTGCAGCTAAACCAGCAGCTTCAATAACAAGTAAGCCTGCTACACTTACCACGACCAGTGCAACCAGTAAGTTGATCCATCCAGATGAGGATATATCGCTG GAAGAGAGAAGAGCACAGTTACCTAAGTATCAACGTAATCTCCCTCGACCAGGACAGGCTCCCATTGGTAATCCACCTGTTGGACCAATTGGAGGTATGATGCCACCACAGCCAGGCATCCCACAGCAACAAGGAATGAGACCCCCAATGCCGCCTCATG gTCAGTATGGTGGTCATCATCAAGGCATGCCAGGTTATCTTCCTGGTGCTATGCCGCCATATGGGCAGGGACCGCCAATGGTGCCCCCTTACCAAGGTGGGCCTCCTCGACCTCCGATGGGAATGAGACCTCCTGTAATGTCGCAAGGTGGCCGTTACTGA
- the ZNF207 gene encoding BUB3-interacting and GLEBS motif-containing protein ZNF207 isoform X1: protein MGRKKKKQLKPWCWYCNRDFDDEKILIQHQKAKHFKCHICHKKLYTGPGLAIHCMQVHKETIDAVPNAIPGRTDIELEIYGMEGIPEKDMDERRRLLEQKTQAESQKKKQQEDSDEYDDDDSAASTSFQPQPVQPQQGYIPPMAQPGLPPVPGAPGMPPGIPPLMPGVPPLMPGMPPVMPGMPPGLHHQRKYTQSFCGENIMMPMGGMMPPGPGIPPLMPGMPPGMPPPVPRPGIPPMTQAQAVSAPGILNRPPAPTATVPAPQPPVTKPLFPSAGQMGTPVTSSSTASSNSESLSASSKALFPSAAQAQAAVQGPVGTDFKPLNSTPATTTEPPKPTFPAYTQSTASTTSTTNSTAAKPAASITSKPATLTTTSATSKLIHPDEDISLEERRAQLPKYQRNLPRPGQAPIGNPPVGPIGGMMPPQPGIPQQQGMRPPMPPHGQYGGHHQGMPGYLPGAMPPYGQGPPMVPPYQGGPPRPPMGMRPPVMSQGGRY from the exons ATGGGTCGCAAGAAGAAGAAGCAGTTGAAGCCGTGGTGCTG GTATTGTAATAGAGATTTTGATGATGAGAAGATCCTTATACAGCACCAAAAAGCAAAGCATTTTAAATGTCATATATGTCATAAGAAATTGTATACAGGACCTGGTTTAGCTATTCATTGCATGCAG gTGCATAAAGAGACAATAGATGCAGTACCAAATGCAATACCTGGGAGAACAGACATAGAGTTGGAAATATATGGTATGGAAGGTATTCCAGAAAAAGACATGGATGAAAGACGACGACTTCTTGAACAGAAAACACAAG CAGAGAGTCAGAAAAAGAAGCAGCAAGAGGATTCTGATgaatatgatgatgatgactcTGCAGCTTCAACTTCATTTCAGCCACAGCCTGTTCAACCTCAACAAGGTTATATCCCCCCAATGGCACAACCAGGACTACCACCAGTTCCAGGAGCACCAGGAATGCCTCCAG GCATACCTCCATTAATGCCAGGTGTTCCTCCTCTGATGCCAGGAATGCCACCAGTTATGCCAGGAATGCCACCTGG ATTGCATCATCAGAGAAAATACACCCAGTCATTTTGCGGTGAAAACAT AATGATGCCAATGGGTGGAATGATGCCACCTGGACCGGGAATACCACCTCTGATGCCTGGTATGCCACCAG GTATGCCCCCTCCTGTTCCACGACCTGGAATTCCTCCAATGACTCAAGCACAGGCTGTTTCAGCGCCAGGTATTCTTAACAGACCACCTGCACCAACAGCAACAGTTCCAGCTCCACAGCCTCCAGTTACTAAGCCTCTTTTCCCCAGTGCAGGACAG ATGGGGACACCTGTAACAAGCTCAAGTACAGCTTCATCCAATTCAGAAAGTCTGTCTGCGTCTTCTAAAGCTCTGTTTCCTAGCGCAGCACAA GCTCAGGCAGCTGTCCAAGGACCTGTTGGTACAGATTTCAAGCCCTTAAATAGTACTCCTGCAACAACTACAGAACCCCCAAAGCCTACATTCCCTGCATATACACAGTCTACAGCTTCAACCACTAGTACAACAAATAGCACTGCAGCTAAACCAGCAGCTTCAATAACAAGTAAGCCTGCTACACTTACCACGACCAGTGCAACCAGTAAGTTGATCCATCCAGATGAGGATATATCGCTG GAAGAGAGAAGAGCACAGTTACCTAAGTATCAACGTAATCTCCCTCGACCAGGACAGGCTCCCATTGGTAATCCACCTGTTGGACCAATTGGAGGTATGATGCCACCACAGCCAGGCATCCCACAGCAACAAGGAATGAGACCCCCAATGCCGCCTCATG gTCAGTATGGTGGTCATCATCAAGGCATGCCAGGTTATCTTCCTGGTGCTATGCCGCCATATGGGCAGGGACCGCCAATGGTGCCCCCTTACCAAGGTGGGCCTCCTCGACCTCCGATGGGAATGAGACCTCCTGTAATGTCGCAAGGTGGCCGTTACTGA
- the ZNF207 gene encoding BUB3-interacting and GLEBS motif-containing protein ZNF207 isoform X5 produces MGRKKKKQLKPWCWYCNRDFDDEKILIQHQKAKHFKCHICHKKLYTGPGLAIHCMQVHKETIDAVPNAIPGRTDIELEIYGMEGIPEKDMDERRRLLEQKTQAESQKKKQQEDSDEYDDDDSAASTSFQPQPVQPQQGYIPPMAQPGLPPVPGAPGMPPGIPPLMPGVPPLMPGMPPVMPGMPPGLHHQRKYTQSFCGENIMMPMGGMMPPGPGIPPLMPGMPPGMPPPVPRPGIPPMTQAQAVSAPGILNRPPAPTATVPAPQPPVTKPLFPSAGQAQAAVQGPVGTDFKPLNSTPATTTEPPKPTFPAYTQSTASTTSTTNSTAAKPAASITSKPATLTTTSATSKLIHPDEDISLEERRAQLPKYQRNLPRPGQAPIGNPPVGPIGGMMPPQPGIPQQQGMRPPMPPHGQYGGHHQGMPGYLPGAMPPYGQGPPMVPPYQGGPPRPPMGMRPPVMSQGGRY; encoded by the exons ATGGGTCGCAAGAAGAAGAAGCAGTTGAAGCCGTGGTGCTG GTATTGTAATAGAGATTTTGATGATGAGAAGATCCTTATACAGCACCAAAAAGCAAAGCATTTTAAATGTCATATATGTCATAAGAAATTGTATACAGGACCTGGTTTAGCTATTCATTGCATGCAG gTGCATAAAGAGACAATAGATGCAGTACCAAATGCAATACCTGGGAGAACAGACATAGAGTTGGAAATATATGGTATGGAAGGTATTCCAGAAAAAGACATGGATGAAAGACGACGACTTCTTGAACAGAAAACACAAG CAGAGAGTCAGAAAAAGAAGCAGCAAGAGGATTCTGATgaatatgatgatgatgactcTGCAGCTTCAACTTCATTTCAGCCACAGCCTGTTCAACCTCAACAAGGTTATATCCCCCCAATGGCACAACCAGGACTACCACCAGTTCCAGGAGCACCAGGAATGCCTCCAG GCATACCTCCATTAATGCCAGGTGTTCCTCCTCTGATGCCAGGAATGCCACCAGTTATGCCAGGAATGCCACCTGG ATTGCATCATCAGAGAAAATACACCCAGTCATTTTGCGGTGAAAACAT AATGATGCCAATGGGTGGAATGATGCCACCTGGACCGGGAATACCACCTCTGATGCCTGGTATGCCACCAG GTATGCCCCCTCCTGTTCCACGACCTGGAATTCCTCCAATGACTCAAGCACAGGCTGTTTCAGCGCCAGGTATTCTTAACAGACCACCTGCACCAACAGCAACAGTTCCAGCTCCACAGCCTCCAGTTACTAAGCCTCTTTTCCCCAGTGCAGGACAG GCTCAGGCAGCTGTCCAAGGACCTGTTGGTACAGATTTCAAGCCCTTAAATAGTACTCCTGCAACAACTACAGAACCCCCAAAGCCTACATTCCCTGCATATACACAGTCTACAGCTTCAACCACTAGTACAACAAATAGCACTGCAGCTAAACCAGCAGCTTCAATAACAAGTAAGCCTGCTACACTTACCACGACCAGTGCAACCAGTAAGTTGATCCATCCAGATGAGGATATATCGCTG GAAGAGAGAAGAGCACAGTTACCTAAGTATCAACGTAATCTCCCTCGACCAGGACAGGCTCCCATTGGTAATCCACCTGTTGGACCAATTGGAGGTATGATGCCACCACAGCCAGGCATCCCACAGCAACAAGGAATGAGACCCCCAATGCCGCCTCATG gTCAGTATGGTGGTCATCATCAAGGCATGCCAGGTTATCTTCCTGGTGCTATGCCGCCATATGGGCAGGGACCGCCAATGGTGCCCCCTTACCAAGGTGGGCCTCCTCGACCTCCGATGGGAATGAGACCTCCTGTAATGTCGCAAGGTGGCCGTTACTGA
- the ZNF207 gene encoding BUB3-interacting and GLEBS motif-containing protein ZNF207 isoform X2, with protein sequence MGRKKKKQLKPWCWYCNRDFDDEKILIQHQKAKHFKCHICHKKLYTGPGLAIHCMQVHKETIDAVPNAIPGRTDIELEIYGMEGIPEKDMDERRRLLEQKTQESQKKKQQEDSDEYDDDDSAASTSFQPQPVQPQQGYIPPMAQPGLPPVPGAPGMPPGIPPLMPGVPPLMPGMPPVMPGMPPGLHHQRKYTQSFCGENIMMPMGGMMPPGPGIPPLMPGMPPGMPPPVPRPGIPPMTQAQAVSAPGILNRPPAPTATVPAPQPPVTKPLFPSAGQMGTPVTSSSTASSNSESLSASSKALFPSAAQAQAAVQGPVGTDFKPLNSTPATTTEPPKPTFPAYTQSTASTTSTTNSTAAKPAASITSKPATLTTTSATSKLIHPDEDISLEERRAQLPKYQRNLPRPGQAPIGNPPVGPIGGMMPPQPGIPQQQGMRPPMPPHGQYGGHHQGMPGYLPGAMPPYGQGPPMVPPYQGGPPRPPMGMRPPVMSQGGRY encoded by the exons ATGGGTCGCAAGAAGAAGAAGCAGTTGAAGCCGTGGTGCTG GTATTGTAATAGAGATTTTGATGATGAGAAGATCCTTATACAGCACCAAAAAGCAAAGCATTTTAAATGTCATATATGTCATAAGAAATTGTATACAGGACCTGGTTTAGCTATTCATTGCATGCAG gTGCATAAAGAGACAATAGATGCAGTACCAAATGCAATACCTGGGAGAACAGACATAGAGTTGGAAATATATGGTATGGAAGGTATTCCAGAAAAAGACATGGATGAAAGACGACGACTTCTTGAACAGAAAACACAAG AGAGTCAGAAAAAGAAGCAGCAAGAGGATTCTGATgaatatgatgatgatgactcTGCAGCTTCAACTTCATTTCAGCCACAGCCTGTTCAACCTCAACAAGGTTATATCCCCCCAATGGCACAACCAGGACTACCACCAGTTCCAGGAGCACCAGGAATGCCTCCAG GCATACCTCCATTAATGCCAGGTGTTCCTCCTCTGATGCCAGGAATGCCACCAGTTATGCCAGGAATGCCACCTGG ATTGCATCATCAGAGAAAATACACCCAGTCATTTTGCGGTGAAAACAT AATGATGCCAATGGGTGGAATGATGCCACCTGGACCGGGAATACCACCTCTGATGCCTGGTATGCCACCAG GTATGCCCCCTCCTGTTCCACGACCTGGAATTCCTCCAATGACTCAAGCACAGGCTGTTTCAGCGCCAGGTATTCTTAACAGACCACCTGCACCAACAGCAACAGTTCCAGCTCCACAGCCTCCAGTTACTAAGCCTCTTTTCCCCAGTGCAGGACAG ATGGGGACACCTGTAACAAGCTCAAGTACAGCTTCATCCAATTCAGAAAGTCTGTCTGCGTCTTCTAAAGCTCTGTTTCCTAGCGCAGCACAA GCTCAGGCAGCTGTCCAAGGACCTGTTGGTACAGATTTCAAGCCCTTAAATAGTACTCCTGCAACAACTACAGAACCCCCAAAGCCTACATTCCCTGCATATACACAGTCTACAGCTTCAACCACTAGTACAACAAATAGCACTGCAGCTAAACCAGCAGCTTCAATAACAAGTAAGCCTGCTACACTTACCACGACCAGTGCAACCAGTAAGTTGATCCATCCAGATGAGGATATATCGCTG GAAGAGAGAAGAGCACAGTTACCTAAGTATCAACGTAATCTCCCTCGACCAGGACAGGCTCCCATTGGTAATCCACCTGTTGGACCAATTGGAGGTATGATGCCACCACAGCCAGGCATCCCACAGCAACAAGGAATGAGACCCCCAATGCCGCCTCATG gTCAGTATGGTGGTCATCATCAAGGCATGCCAGGTTATCTTCCTGGTGCTATGCCGCCATATGGGCAGGGACCGCCAATGGTGCCCCCTTACCAAGGTGGGCCTCCTCGACCTCCGATGGGAATGAGACCTCCTGTAATGTCGCAAGGTGGCCGTTACTGA
- the ZNF207 gene encoding BUB3-interacting and GLEBS motif-containing protein ZNF207 isoform X4, giving the protein MGRKKKKQLKPWCWYCNRDFDDEKILIQHQKAKHFKCHICHKKLYTGPGLAIHCMQVHKETIDAVPNAIPGRTDIELEIYGMEGIPEKDMDERRRLLEQKTQESQKKKQQEDSDEYDDDDSAASTSFQPQPVQPQQGYIPPMAQPGLPPVPGAPGMPPGIPPLMPGVPPLMPGMPPVMPGMPPGMMPMGGMMPPGPGIPPLMPGMPPGMPPPVPRPGIPPMTQAQAVSAPGILNRPPAPTATVPAPQPPVTKPLFPSAGQMGTPVTSSSTASSNSESLSASSKALFPSAAQAQAAVQGPVGTDFKPLNSTPATTTEPPKPTFPAYTQSTASTTSTTNSTAAKPAASITSKPATLTTTSATSKLIHPDEDISLEERRAQLPKYQRNLPRPGQAPIGNPPVGPIGGMMPPQPGIPQQQGMRPPMPPHGQYGGHHQGMPGYLPGAMPPYGQGPPMVPPYQGGPPRPPMGMRPPVMSQGGRY; this is encoded by the exons ATGGGTCGCAAGAAGAAGAAGCAGTTGAAGCCGTGGTGCTG GTATTGTAATAGAGATTTTGATGATGAGAAGATCCTTATACAGCACCAAAAAGCAAAGCATTTTAAATGTCATATATGTCATAAGAAATTGTATACAGGACCTGGTTTAGCTATTCATTGCATGCAG gTGCATAAAGAGACAATAGATGCAGTACCAAATGCAATACCTGGGAGAACAGACATAGAGTTGGAAATATATGGTATGGAAGGTATTCCAGAAAAAGACATGGATGAAAGACGACGACTTCTTGAACAGAAAACACAAG AGAGTCAGAAAAAGAAGCAGCAAGAGGATTCTGATgaatatgatgatgatgactcTGCAGCTTCAACTTCATTTCAGCCACAGCCTGTTCAACCTCAACAAGGTTATATCCCCCCAATGGCACAACCAGGACTACCACCAGTTCCAGGAGCACCAGGAATGCCTCCAG GCATACCTCCATTAATGCCAGGTGTTCCTCCTCTGATGCCAGGAATGCCACCAGTTATGCCAGGAATGCCACCTGG AATGATGCCAATGGGTGGAATGATGCCACCTGGACCGGGAATACCACCTCTGATGCCTGGTATGCCACCAG GTATGCCCCCTCCTGTTCCACGACCTGGAATTCCTCCAATGACTCAAGCACAGGCTGTTTCAGCGCCAGGTATTCTTAACAGACCACCTGCACCAACAGCAACAGTTCCAGCTCCACAGCCTCCAGTTACTAAGCCTCTTTTCCCCAGTGCAGGACAG ATGGGGACACCTGTAACAAGCTCAAGTACAGCTTCATCCAATTCAGAAAGTCTGTCTGCGTCTTCTAAAGCTCTGTTTCCTAGCGCAGCACAA GCTCAGGCAGCTGTCCAAGGACCTGTTGGTACAGATTTCAAGCCCTTAAATAGTACTCCTGCAACAACTACAGAACCCCCAAAGCCTACATTCCCTGCATATACACAGTCTACAGCTTCAACCACTAGTACAACAAATAGCACTGCAGCTAAACCAGCAGCTTCAATAACAAGTAAGCCTGCTACACTTACCACGACCAGTGCAACCAGTAAGTTGATCCATCCAGATGAGGATATATCGCTG GAAGAGAGAAGAGCACAGTTACCTAAGTATCAACGTAATCTCCCTCGACCAGGACAGGCTCCCATTGGTAATCCACCTGTTGGACCAATTGGAGGTATGATGCCACCACAGCCAGGCATCCCACAGCAACAAGGAATGAGACCCCCAATGCCGCCTCATG gTCAGTATGGTGGTCATCATCAAGGCATGCCAGGTTATCTTCCTGGTGCTATGCCGCCATATGGGCAGGGACCGCCAATGGTGCCCCCTTACCAAGGTGGGCCTCCTCGACCTCCGATGGGAATGAGACCTCCTGTAATGTCGCAAGGTGGCCGTTACTGA
- the ZNF207 gene encoding BUB3-interacting and GLEBS motif-containing protein ZNF207 isoform X3 — translation MGRKKKKQLKPWCWYCNRDFDDEKILIQHQKAKHFKCHICHKKLYTGPGLAIHCMQVHKETIDAVPNAIPGRTDIELEIYGMEGIPEKDMDERRRLLEQKTQAESQKKKQQEDSDEYDDDDSAASTSFQPQPVQPQQGYIPPMAQPGLPPVPGAPGMPPGIPPLMPGVPPLMPGMPPVMPGMPPGMMPMGGMMPPGPGIPPLMPGMPPGMPPPVPRPGIPPMTQAQAVSAPGILNRPPAPTATVPAPQPPVTKPLFPSAGQMGTPVTSSSTASSNSESLSASSKALFPSAAQAQAAVQGPVGTDFKPLNSTPATTTEPPKPTFPAYTQSTASTTSTTNSTAAKPAASITSKPATLTTTSATSKLIHPDEDISLEERRAQLPKYQRNLPRPGQAPIGNPPVGPIGGMMPPQPGIPQQQGMRPPMPPHGQYGGHHQGMPGYLPGAMPPYGQGPPMVPPYQGGPPRPPMGMRPPVMSQGGRY, via the exons ATGGGTCGCAAGAAGAAGAAGCAGTTGAAGCCGTGGTGCTG GTATTGTAATAGAGATTTTGATGATGAGAAGATCCTTATACAGCACCAAAAAGCAAAGCATTTTAAATGTCATATATGTCATAAGAAATTGTATACAGGACCTGGTTTAGCTATTCATTGCATGCAG gTGCATAAAGAGACAATAGATGCAGTACCAAATGCAATACCTGGGAGAACAGACATAGAGTTGGAAATATATGGTATGGAAGGTATTCCAGAAAAAGACATGGATGAAAGACGACGACTTCTTGAACAGAAAACACAAG CAGAGAGTCAGAAAAAGAAGCAGCAAGAGGATTCTGATgaatatgatgatgatgactcTGCAGCTTCAACTTCATTTCAGCCACAGCCTGTTCAACCTCAACAAGGTTATATCCCCCCAATGGCACAACCAGGACTACCACCAGTTCCAGGAGCACCAGGAATGCCTCCAG GCATACCTCCATTAATGCCAGGTGTTCCTCCTCTGATGCCAGGAATGCCACCAGTTATGCCAGGAATGCCACCTGG AATGATGCCAATGGGTGGAATGATGCCACCTGGACCGGGAATACCACCTCTGATGCCTGGTATGCCACCAG GTATGCCCCCTCCTGTTCCACGACCTGGAATTCCTCCAATGACTCAAGCACAGGCTGTTTCAGCGCCAGGTATTCTTAACAGACCACCTGCACCAACAGCAACAGTTCCAGCTCCACAGCCTCCAGTTACTAAGCCTCTTTTCCCCAGTGCAGGACAG ATGGGGACACCTGTAACAAGCTCAAGTACAGCTTCATCCAATTCAGAAAGTCTGTCTGCGTCTTCTAAAGCTCTGTTTCCTAGCGCAGCACAA GCTCAGGCAGCTGTCCAAGGACCTGTTGGTACAGATTTCAAGCCCTTAAATAGTACTCCTGCAACAACTACAGAACCCCCAAAGCCTACATTCCCTGCATATACACAGTCTACAGCTTCAACCACTAGTACAACAAATAGCACTGCAGCTAAACCAGCAGCTTCAATAACAAGTAAGCCTGCTACACTTACCACGACCAGTGCAACCAGTAAGTTGATCCATCCAGATGAGGATATATCGCTG GAAGAGAGAAGAGCACAGTTACCTAAGTATCAACGTAATCTCCCTCGACCAGGACAGGCTCCCATTGGTAATCCACCTGTTGGACCAATTGGAGGTATGATGCCACCACAGCCAGGCATCCCACAGCAACAAGGAATGAGACCCCCAATGCCGCCTCATG gTCAGTATGGTGGTCATCATCAAGGCATGCCAGGTTATCTTCCTGGTGCTATGCCGCCATATGGGCAGGGACCGCCAATGGTGCCCCCTTACCAAGGTGGGCCTCCTCGACCTCCGATGGGAATGAGACCTCCTGTAATGTCGCAAGGTGGCCGTTACTGA